In a single window of the Verrucomicrobiota bacterium genome:
- a CDS encoding glycine--tRNA ligase: MEKLMSLCKRRGFIYPSSEIYGGFGGFWDYGPMGVELKNNVKAAWWKYMVQEREDVVGMDASIIAHPRVWEASGHVEGFHDPMVDCRESKIRYRADQVMVYVPKDDDGKKFLFAFAEGDPEAVAKKIDKMTKGAFDPDACTVEPLTHVPLDRFARVVGPDTKTPGTLTEPRQFNLMLSTRIGALESSQTTAYLRPETCQALFYQFLNVLNDSRQRIPFGIAQIGKAFRNEVTPRNFTFRSREFEQMEMEFYVSPDLAKKQEWLEYWRDQRYKWYRHIGVRPDKLRFRQHEADELAHYAAWACDIEYEYPFGWKELEGIHDRGCYDLTRHAEFSGKKIEYFDDLTKERYVPHVVETSAGCDRTCLVVLCDAYAEEADPERTVLHLSPVVAPIKVGVFPLMRKDGLDVKAREVQAMLKSHYTAFYDEQGNIGRRYRRQDEVGTPCCVTIDHQTLEDNTVTLRNRDTLEQIRQPVGPELVRHIQRFLDEMSAEKA; this comes from the coding sequence ATGGAGAAGTTGATGTCGCTGTGTAAGCGGCGGGGGTTCATTTACCCATCGAGCGAGATTTACGGCGGGTTCGGCGGGTTCTGGGACTACGGCCCGATGGGCGTGGAGCTGAAGAACAACGTCAAGGCGGCCTGGTGGAAGTACATGGTCCAGGAGCGCGAGGACGTGGTCGGCATGGATGCCTCGATCATCGCGCACCCGCGGGTGTGGGAGGCGAGCGGCCACGTCGAGGGCTTCCACGACCCGATGGTCGATTGCCGCGAGTCGAAGATCCGGTACCGGGCCGACCAGGTGATGGTCTACGTGCCGAAGGACGACGACGGGAAGAAGTTCCTGTTCGCGTTCGCCGAGGGCGATCCCGAGGCGGTCGCCAAAAAGATCGACAAGATGACCAAGGGCGCGTTCGATCCGGACGCGTGCACGGTCGAGCCGCTGACGCACGTGCCGCTGGACAGGTTTGCTCGCGTGGTCGGGCCGGACACGAAGACGCCGGGCACCCTGACCGAGCCGCGCCAGTTCAACCTGATGCTGAGCACGCGCATCGGTGCGCTGGAGAGCAGCCAGACGACTGCCTATCTGCGGCCCGAGACGTGTCAGGCGCTGTTCTACCAGTTCCTCAACGTACTCAACGACTCGCGCCAGCGGATCCCGTTCGGCATCGCGCAGATCGGCAAGGCGTTCCGCAACGAAGTGACGCCGCGCAACTTCACGTTCCGCAGCCGCGAGTTCGAGCAGATGGAGATGGAGTTCTACGTCTCGCCCGACCTGGCCAAGAAGCAGGAGTGGCTCGAATACTGGCGCGATCAGCGCTACAAGTGGTACCGCCACATCGGCGTCCGGCCCGACAAGCTGCGCTTCCGCCAACACGAGGCCGATGAGCTGGCGCACTACGCGGCGTGGGCGTGCGACATCGAGTACGAGTACCCGTTCGGATGGAAGGAGCTCGAGGGCATCCACGACCGCGGCTGCTACGACCTGACGCGCCACGCCGAGTTCAGCGGCAAGAAGATCGAGTACTTCGACGATCTCACCAAGGAGCGCTACGTGCCGCACGTGGTCGAAACCTCCGCCGGCTGCGACCGCACGTGCCTCGTCGTGCTCTGCGACGCCTATGCCGAGGAGGCCGACCCCGAGCGCACGGTGTTGCACCTGAGCCCCGTCGTGGCCCCGATCAAGGTGGGCGTTTTCCCGCTGATGCGCAAGGACGGGCTCGATGTGAAGGCGCGCGAGGTCCAGGCGATGCTCAAGTCGCACTACACGGCGTTCTACGACGAGCAGGGCAACATCGGTCGGCGCTACCGGCGCCAGGACGAGGTTGGCACACCGTGCTGCGTCACCATTGACCATCAGACGCTCGAGGACAACACGGTGACGCTGCGCAACCGCGACACGCTCGAGCAGATCCGCCAGCCGGTCGGCCCCGAGCTGGTGCGCCACATCCAGCGCTTCCTCGACGAAATGTCGGCGGAGAAGGCGTAG
- a CDS encoding choice-of-anchor D domain-containing protein yields the protein MATSRQEALVAKRKRKRVLFLVKIVVFLLIIGNLGLLGWYVLRDKSGIRLGEHGPELRAEPEAIEFGESAAGTVLTRDVTIRNRTARDLEVAQVTFTSDVFGLREPFGGCRLPPRGQTTLTVVYAPRGGGDDDCEMRVQLAGASKPCLRVPVHGRTLRPQLGVSANSLNFGDVATTGGARLTLKISNKGNAPLRIAGVTVQGEGFGLVTPFAAQTLGSKQVITLEVAFVPARMGACQGSLVIASSDPDQAKKTIPLSASYRRAESSGREIAQAQDVLRKAKEDLTTAYALLTFESTNKSLMATNRRMGREKLEQAWPNYEQANRILSSIDPRLVDTEFYVDKDDILHKRSAE from the coding sequence GTGGCGACGAGCAGACAGGAAGCACTCGTGGCGAAGCGCAAGCGCAAGCGTGTGCTGTTTCTAGTCAAGATTGTCGTTTTCCTGCTCATCATCGGGAATCTTGGACTGCTTGGGTGGTACGTGCTTCGCGACAAGAGCGGCATCCGTCTGGGCGAGCACGGCCCCGAGCTGCGCGCTGAGCCGGAGGCGATCGAGTTCGGCGAGTCGGCGGCGGGCACGGTGCTCACCAGGGACGTGACGATCCGCAACCGGACAGCCCGTGATCTCGAGGTGGCACAGGTGACGTTCACCAGCGACGTGTTCGGGCTCAGGGAGCCGTTCGGCGGCTGTCGGCTTCCGCCGCGGGGCCAGACGACGCTGACGGTTGTCTACGCGCCGCGCGGCGGCGGCGACGACGATTGCGAGATGCGCGTGCAGCTCGCGGGCGCGAGCAAGCCGTGCCTGCGCGTGCCTGTGCATGGAAGGACGCTGCGGCCGCAGCTCGGCGTGTCGGCGAACTCGCTCAATTTTGGCGACGTGGCGACAACGGGCGGCGCGCGGCTCACGCTCAAGATCAGCAACAAGGGCAACGCGCCGCTGCGCATCGCCGGCGTCACGGTACAAGGCGAGGGGTTCGGTCTCGTGACTCCGTTTGCGGCGCAGACGCTCGGGTCGAAGCAGGTCATCACGCTTGAAGTCGCGTTCGTGCCTGCGCGCATGGGTGCCTGCCAGGGCAGCCTCGTCATCGCGAGCAGCGACCCGGATCAAGCGAAGAAGACGATCCCGCTCAGTGCGTCCTATCGCCGTGCGGAGAGCAGCGGTCGAGAGATTGCCCAGGCGCAGGACGTGCTTCGGAAGGCCAAGGAGGATCTCACGACCGCCTACGCGCTGCTCACGTTCGAGTCGACGAACAAGTCGCTCATGGCGACGAACCGCCGGATGGGCCGCGAGAAGCTCGAGCAGGCCTGGCCGAACTACGAGCAGGCGAACCGGATCCTCAGCTCGATAGATCCCAGGCTTGTCGACACCGAGTTCTACGTCGACAAAGACGACATCCTCCACAAGCGCTCGGCCGAATAG
- a CDS encoding alcohol dehydrogenase catalytic domain-containing protein — MVEITGAELTAPYTVRMRTWPADALRRHETLVEVRAAGVCGTDIAIYTGSYAVPLPLVLGHEFCGVVREVGEGADRSLAGKRVVGEINTTCLAWRRDDPCPACRDGRPNHCTQRDVLGIVGASGAFATHVCVPEGSLHVLPDEVSDETAVFIEPLAAAIRTFELSPFAEGSCVVVLGAGRLGTLVVWVARQLGGQVIAVAPSEKSRTRALEFGAELAFSPHDDKLAKAVAAATGGLGADLVVEATGLPEGFGRALELVRPRGTIALKTTCGLPSGGVDATKLVVDEITVQGSRCGPFDKAILFLTRHKPDIESLVERVFPLHETAAAIEAARTATKVLIKQGN; from the coding sequence GTGGTCGAGATCACTGGCGCTGAGCTTACGGCGCCCTACACGGTACGAATGCGCACGTGGCCGGCAGACGCGCTCCGGCGGCACGAGACGCTCGTCGAGGTGCGGGCCGCCGGCGTGTGCGGGACCGACATAGCGATCTACACCGGTTCGTACGCGGTGCCGTTGCCGCTCGTGCTCGGCCACGAGTTCTGCGGCGTGGTGCGCGAGGTAGGCGAGGGCGCCGATCGTTCGCTCGCCGGCAAACGCGTCGTCGGCGAGATCAACACGACGTGCCTTGCCTGGCGCCGGGACGACCCGTGCCCGGCGTGCAGGGACGGGCGGCCCAACCACTGCACGCAACGCGACGTGCTTGGAATCGTCGGGGCGAGCGGGGCGTTCGCCACGCACGTGTGCGTGCCGGAGGGGTCGCTCCACGTCCTGCCCGACGAAGTGAGCGACGAGACGGCCGTGTTCATCGAGCCGCTCGCCGCGGCGATTCGCACGTTCGAGCTCTCGCCGTTTGCCGAGGGGAGCTGCGTCGTCGTGCTCGGCGCGGGGCGGCTCGGCACGCTCGTCGTGTGGGTGGCGCGGCAATTGGGCGGGCAGGTGATCGCCGTTGCCCCGTCGGAGAAGAGCCGCACGCGGGCGCTCGAGTTCGGGGCCGAGCTCGCGTTCTCGCCGCACGACGACAAGCTCGCGAAAGCCGTCGCTGCGGCGACGGGTGGTCTGGGCGCCGACCTCGTCGTCGAGGCGACGGGGCTGCCCGAAGGCTTCGGGCGCGCGCTCGAGCTCGTGCGTCCGCGCGGGACGATCGCGCTCAAGACGACCTGCGGCCTCCCGTCGGGCGGCGTGGACGCGACGAAGCTCGTCGTGGACGAGATCACGGTGCAGGGTTCGCGCTGCGGCCCGTTCGACAAGGCGATTCTGTTCCTGACGAGACACAAGCCGGATATCGAGTCACTCGTCGAGCGCGTCTTTCCGCTCCACGAGACGGCGGCCGCGATCGAGGCCGCGCGCACGGCAACAAAGGTGCTGATCAAGCAGGGCAACTGA
- a CDS encoding class I SAM-dependent methyltransferase, giving the protein MPNEQLFYDLLANVYELLFPVTEEQRGFLTELVREHSVRRVLDVACGSGEQAALFRELGLEVDALEYNERMTERVRGKGFNVRFGSMERVVELFAPGYGLVLCIGNSLPHLESRGAVERAVRGMASLLDSGGVLVLSIVNFDCVVREAITSLPPKRVVDDAGRRIAFERFYDLAHLEDRITFSTRLTIEGTTRTASVPLLPIPVKWLEDRVRAAKLRIIGQYGDFARAPFTPDSASLILVATRE; this is encoded by the coding sequence ATGCCGAACGAACAACTATTCTACGACTTGCTCGCCAACGTATACGAACTGCTGTTCCCGGTGACCGAGGAGCAGCGCGGGTTCCTCACGGAACTCGTCCGAGAGCACAGCGTGCGCCGCGTGCTGGACGTCGCCTGCGGCAGCGGCGAACAGGCGGCGCTGTTCCGCGAGTTGGGCCTCGAGGTCGATGCGCTCGAATACAACGAGAGGATGACCGAACGGGTGCGGGGCAAAGGCTTCAACGTGCGGTTCGGCTCGATGGAGCGCGTCGTCGAATTGTTCGCGCCCGGCTACGGGCTCGTGCTGTGCATCGGGAATTCGCTCCCGCACCTGGAGAGCCGGGGCGCCGTCGAGCGCGCCGTGCGCGGCATGGCCTCGCTGCTCGACTCGGGCGGTGTCCTCGTGCTGAGCATCGTCAACTTCGACTGTGTCGTGCGAGAAGCCATCACCTCGTTGCCGCCCAAAAGGGTTGTGGACGATGCGGGCCGCAGGATTGCGTTCGAGCGGTTCTACGACCTCGCGCACCTGGAGGACCGTATCACGTTCTCGACGCGGCTCACGATCGAAGGGACCACACGGACCGCCAGCGTGCCGCTGCTGCCGATCCCGGTGAAGTGGTTGGAGGACCGCGTGCGGGCGGCCAAGCTCCGGATCATCGGGCAGTATGGCGACTTCGCGCGTGCCCCGTTCACGCCGGACTCGGCGTCCCTCATCCTTGTGGCGACGCGCGAATAG
- a CDS encoding tetratricopeptide repeat protein — protein sequence MRLYHAFLLAMFVSWVAPPCVQSQDAAVDERNSVADNVAGDASEETPATDGEASSKPGSETETDERLSKLVEQAARERKNREYEEAIKLLDQVLAQSAGHAKVTKDALYARALSYLAVYRYPEATADVERAIEIDPQTRDYAYTRGVIARDTGNLDEALTWFGKALGGNRFHSEALRARIKVYRERGNYDAMLQDCEWLRKHEPTAREMIYRAQALLGLGRLDEALERCTKVLVAGKEGDREGWHYVTRADVHLALGKPKEAYYDLAYATAKYFPTREALVKLAEFFMEIEPDLHEAIAYWTALIEVKRFHEPETVPEDKRHEPAVARLRRGQAYMRLDKKRFAKNALADFTRYIVLEPGDATGYAERARVHILLRRDAEAEADLVKALQLDEGNEEYTKELEQLRRGASGAAPEESGAHTPSGNGGEGQ from the coding sequence ATGAGGCTCTATCACGCATTCCTCCTTGCGATGTTCGTCTCCTGGGTTGCGCCCCCGTGTGTGCAGAGCCAAGACGCCGCCGTTGATGAGAGAAACTCTGTCGCAGACAACGTCGCTGGCGATGCGAGTGAAGAGACGCCGGCGACCGACGGGGAGGCCTCGAGTAAGCCGGGATCGGAGACGGAGACGGACGAGCGCCTGAGCAAGCTTGTCGAGCAGGCAGCACGGGAGCGGAAGAACAGGGAGTATGAGGAGGCCATCAAGCTGCTGGACCAGGTTCTGGCGCAATCCGCCGGGCACGCGAAGGTGACCAAGGATGCGCTCTACGCCCGTGCCTTGAGCTACCTCGCCGTGTACCGCTACCCTGAAGCGACGGCCGATGTCGAGCGCGCCATCGAAATCGATCCGCAGACAAGGGACTACGCCTACACGCGGGGCGTCATCGCCAGAGACACGGGCAACTTGGACGAGGCGCTCACGTGGTTCGGCAAGGCGCTGGGCGGTAACCGCTTTCACTCCGAAGCGCTGCGCGCGAGGATCAAAGTCTACCGCGAGCGCGGTAACTACGACGCCATGTTGCAGGACTGTGAGTGGCTCAGGAAACATGAGCCGACGGCACGTGAGATGATCTACCGCGCTCAGGCGCTGCTCGGGCTCGGCCGACTCGACGAGGCGCTTGAACGGTGCACCAAGGTTCTTGTTGCCGGCAAGGAGGGCGACCGCGAGGGGTGGCACTACGTGACGCGTGCGGACGTCCACCTCGCGCTCGGCAAACCCAAGGAAGCGTACTACGATCTGGCATACGCGACGGCGAAGTACTTCCCAACGCGTGAGGCGCTGGTCAAGCTCGCCGAGTTTTTCATGGAGATTGAGCCCGACCTTCATGAGGCGATCGCCTACTGGACGGCGCTGATCGAGGTGAAGCGCTTCCACGAGCCGGAGACGGTGCCGGAAGACAAGCGCCACGAGCCGGCCGTTGCGCGGCTCCGGCGTGGGCAGGCATACATGCGTCTCGACAAGAAGCGTTTTGCCAAGAACGCGCTGGCGGACTTCACGAGGTATATCGTGCTCGAGCCCGGCGACGCGACCGGCTATGCCGAGCGTGCCCGCGTCCACATCCTGCTCCGTCGTGATGCAGAGGCCGAAGCCGATCTCGTCAAGGCCCTCCAGCTCGACGAGGGGAACGAGGAGTATACGAAGGAGCTCGAGCAGCTCAGGCGCGGCGCGTCGGGCGCCGCTCCGGAAGAGAGCGGCGCGCACACACCATCCGGGAATGGGGGAGAAGGACAATGA
- a CDS encoding tetratricopeptide repeat protein yields the protein MKRVAILAGLTMLVLVCVQPAGGQDVGAAVAEAEALLANGQFDAALDSANKAVRASGSDPEAYLCRFRVYVARAQDEDALVDISRAITLAAGNPKYLAARAELRLDRGEYTSALKDLDAAIAADDAFTPAYRFRARANLGARRPDAAIEDADTAVILTPDDGEAYVVRGGIRAARGETAAARGDYVKATELLPENAVAWCGLGVSELARGEHEAAVKALDMAIALNPHCTMAYVKRAEARLGTGQESLVEPAMEDLGKALELNGACAPARYLRATVERQREDYAGAVADLRMAMALEPGNAAYRALWDTIHRDDSTRLMDEAEGFLNDGEFGEAAARVRKALEIAPASRAFHEALLIIEVQRERSGT from the coding sequence ATGAAGCGTGTGGCGATTCTCGCAGGACTGACGATGCTCGTACTGGTCTGTGTGCAGCCGGCGGGGGGGCAGGACGTGGGTGCCGCGGTCGCTGAGGCGGAAGCGCTGCTCGCGAACGGGCAGTTCGACGCCGCGCTCGACTCTGCGAACAAGGCCGTCCGCGCCAGCGGATCGGATCCCGAGGCCTACCTGTGCCGGTTCCGTGTCTACGTGGCGCGCGCCCAGGACGAGGATGCGCTTGTTGACATCAGCCGCGCCATCACGCTCGCAGCGGGGAATCCGAAGTACCTCGCGGCGCGCGCTGAGCTGCGTCTCGATCGTGGCGAGTATACGTCGGCGCTCAAGGATCTCGACGCCGCCATCGCCGCCGACGACGCCTTCACGCCCGCCTACCGGTTCCGCGCGCGGGCCAACCTGGGCGCGCGGCGTCCCGATGCTGCGATCGAGGACGCCGACACGGCCGTGATTCTCACCCCCGATGACGGCGAGGCGTACGTGGTCCGGGGCGGCATACGCGCGGCCCGGGGTGAGACCGCGGCGGCTCGGGGCGACTACGTCAAGGCCACCGAGCTGTTGCCGGAGAATGCCGTCGCGTGGTGCGGTCTCGGCGTGTCCGAGCTGGCCCGGGGCGAACATGAGGCGGCCGTCAAGGCGCTCGATATGGCGATTGCGCTCAACCCACATTGCACCATGGCCTACGTCAAACGCGCTGAGGCGCGGCTCGGGACAGGCCAGGAATCGCTCGTCGAGCCGGCGATGGAGGACCTCGGCAAGGCGCTCGAACTGAACGGCGCGTGCGCCCCGGCTCGCTATCTACGCGCCACGGTCGAGCGCCAGCGGGAGGACTATGCGGGCGCGGTGGCCGACCTGCGGATGGCCATGGCGCTCGAGCCTGGCAACGCCGCCTATCGCGCGCTGTGGGACACCATCCACCGCGACGACAGTACACGGCTCATGGACGAGGCGGAAGGTTTCCTCAACGACGGGGAGTTCGGCGAGGCGGCCGCACGGGTACGCAAGGCACTCGAGATCGCCCCGGCGAGTAGGGCGTTTCACGAGGCACTGCTCATCATCGAGGTGCAACGCGAGAGAAGCGGCACGTAG
- a CDS encoding aconitate hydratase: MGQNLMQKVIGAHLASGHLGAGEPISIRIDQTLTQDATGTMAYLQFESLGIPHVKTELSVSYVDHNMLQTGTENADDHRYLQSIAAKYGILFSRPGNGICHQVHLERFGAPGKTLLGSDSHTPTGGGLGMIAIGAGGLEVAVAMGGGAFHLTMPKVMRVELTGRLQPWVSAKDVILELLRRLTVKGGVGKVIEYAGPGVATLGVPERATITNMGAELGATTSIFPSDEVTRDFLRAQQREQDWTPFAADPDAAYDESLTVNLDALEPLIAKPHSPDNVVPVRDVAGTGCAQVCVGSCTNSSYQDLMTMAGMLRGKTLHAGVSMTVSPGSRQVLEMIARSGGLADIVKAGARVLESACGPCIGMGQTPPTNAVTLRSFNRNFRGRTGSPTAQAYLCSVEVCTAAALKGEIADPRELGEPPHVEKPERFLVDDSMVLAPSEHPERVEIVRGPNIKPCPTRAPVADTVRGEVLLKVEDNITTDHIMPAGARILPLRSNIPAMSSFVFVNVDPTFAERARRAGTSFIVGGMNYGQGSSREHAALAPMALGVQGVLAKGFARIHRSNLVNVGILPMEFASETGYNDIEQGDRIEIEGVRDALVQNRGALTVRNITRNASFDVRLPLTRREADIILAGGLLNYTKSAAT; encoded by the coding sequence ATGGGTCAGAACCTGATGCAGAAGGTCATCGGCGCACATCTCGCCTCGGGCCACCTGGGCGCGGGCGAGCCGATCTCGATCCGCATCGACCAGACGCTCACCCAGGACGCGACGGGCACAATGGCCTACCTCCAGTTTGAATCGCTGGGCATCCCGCACGTCAAGACCGAGCTCTCGGTCAGCTACGTCGATCACAACATGCTCCAGACCGGCACCGAGAACGCCGACGACCACCGCTATCTCCAGTCCATCGCGGCCAAGTACGGCATCCTGTTCTCGCGGCCGGGCAACGGCATCTGCCACCAGGTGCACCTCGAGCGCTTCGGCGCGCCGGGCAAGACGCTGCTCGGCTCGGACAGCCATACGCCGACGGGCGGCGGTCTGGGCATGATCGCCATTGGCGCCGGCGGCCTCGAGGTGGCCGTCGCCATGGGCGGCGGCGCGTTTCACCTCACGATGCCCAAGGTCATGCGCGTCGAGCTCACGGGCCGGCTCCAGCCGTGGGTGTCGGCCAAAGACGTCATCCTCGAACTCCTGCGCCGGCTCACGGTCAAGGGCGGCGTCGGCAAGGTCATCGAGTACGCCGGGCCGGGCGTAGCCACGCTCGGCGTGCCCGAGCGCGCGACGATCACCAACATGGGCGCCGAGCTGGGCGCCACAACCTCGATCTTTCCCAGCGACGAGGTGACGCGCGACTTCCTGCGCGCCCAGCAGCGCGAGCAGGACTGGACGCCGTTCGCGGCCGATCCCGACGCGGCCTACGACGAGTCGCTCACGGTCAACCTCGATGCGCTCGAGCCGCTCATCGCAAAGCCGCACAGCCCCGACAACGTCGTGCCCGTGCGCGACGTTGCGGGCACCGGGTGTGCGCAGGTCTGCGTCGGCAGTTGCACCAACTCGTCGTATCAGGACCTCATGACCATGGCCGGCATGCTTCGCGGGAAGACGCTCCATGCGGGCGTCAGCATGACCGTCTCGCCTGGCTCGCGCCAGGTCCTGGAGATGATCGCGCGTTCGGGCGGACTGGCCGACATCGTCAAGGCAGGCGCGCGCGTCCTCGAGTCAGCCTGCGGCCCGTGCATCGGCATGGGCCAGACGCCGCCGACCAACGCCGTAACGCTCCGCTCGTTCAACCGCAACTTCCGCGGCCGCACCGGCAGCCCGACGGCGCAGGCGTATCTGTGCAGCGTCGAAGTCTGCACCGCCGCGGCGCTCAAGGGCGAGATTGCCGACCCGCGGGAACTCGGCGAGCCGCCGCACGTCGAAAAACCGGAGCGTTTTCTCGTCGACGACAGCATGGTGCTCGCGCCGAGCGAGCATCCCGAGCGAGTCGAGATTGTCCGCGGCCCGAACATCAAGCCCTGCCCGACGCGCGCGCCGGTGGCCGACACGGTGCGCGGCGAGGTGCTGCTCAAGGTCGAGGACAATATCACGACGGACCACATCATGCCGGCGGGGGCCAGGATCCTCCCGCTGCGCTCGAACATCCCGGCGATGTCGAGCTTCGTCTTTGTCAACGTCGATCCGACGTTCGCCGAGCGCGCCCGCCGAGCGGGCACAAGCTTCATCGTCGGCGGCATGAACTACGGCCAGGGCTCGAGCCGCGAGCACGCGGCACTGGCGCCGATGGCGCTCGGCGTCCAGGGTGTGCTGGCAAAGGGCTTTGCGCGCATCCACCGCTCGAACCTCGTCAATGTTGGCATCCTGCCGATGGAGTTTGCGAGCGAGACCGGCTATAATGACATTGAGCAAGGCGACCGGATCGAGATCGAAGGCGTGCGAGACGCGCTCGTGCAGAACCGCGGTGCGCTCACCGTGCGCAACATAACGCGCAACGCCTCGTTTGACGTCAGGCTGCCGTTGACGCGGCGCGAGGCCGACATCATCCTGGCCGGCGGATTGCTGAACTACACCAAGAGCGCCGCGACATGA
- a CDS encoding ferredoxin codes for MAITRVWIDEGCTMCGLCADTCPEVFELDEDADTAKVVSGADLEENEDAIREAAEDCPEAVIKYSES; via the coding sequence ATGGCAATCACCCGGGTATGGATCGATGAAGGGTGCACCATGTGCGGCCTGTGCGCCGACACGTGTCCCGAGGTTTTCGAGCTCGATGAGGATGCCGATACGGCCAAGGTGGTCTCAGGCGCCGATCTCGAGGAGAACGAGGACGCGATCCGAGAAGCGGCCGAGGACTGCCCCGAGGCGGTGATCAAGTACAGCGAGTCGTGA
- the lexA gene encoding transcriptional repressor LexA, with the protein MYLTRRQKQILDYLTEHIENYGYAPSIDEIRRHFNLGSLATVHKHLLTLERKRVIRREPNQSRSIELMPTTDFNRGGVVEVPLVGTIAAGEPIEAIAEEERIGLPEELLGAGHTYVLKVRGNSMIDEQIRDGDFVIIEERQTAQNGQTVVALLNGTDVTLKKYFDEGSRIRLQPANPEMEPIYLDKKRDDLRIQGIVIGILRKY; encoded by the coding sequence ATGTACCTCACAAGGCGACAGAAGCAGATCCTCGACTACCTGACCGAACACATCGAGAACTACGGCTACGCGCCGAGTATCGACGAGATCCGCCGGCACTTCAACCTGGGATCGCTTGCGACGGTGCACAAGCACCTGCTCACGCTCGAGCGCAAGCGCGTGATCCGGCGCGAGCCGAACCAAAGCCGCTCGATCGAGCTGATGCCGACGACGGACTTCAACCGCGGCGGCGTGGTCGAGGTGCCGCTCGTCGGCACGATCGCTGCCGGCGAGCCGATCGAGGCCATCGCTGAAGAGGAACGCATCGGGCTGCCCGAGGAACTGCTTGGCGCCGGCCACACGTACGTGCTCAAGGTGCGCGGCAACTCGATGATCGACGAGCAGATCCGCGACGGCGATTTCGTCATCATTGAGGAACGCCAAACGGCCCAGAACGGCCAGACCGTCGTCGCGCTACTCAACGGCACCGATGTCACGCTCAAGAAGTACTTCGACGAGGGCAGCCGCATCCGGCTCCAGCCCGCGAACCCCGAGATGGAGCCTATCTACCTCGACAAGAAGAGAGACGACCTGCGGATCCAGGGCATCGTGATCGGCATCCTGCGCAAGTATTAG
- a CDS encoding LysM peptidoglycan-binding domain-containing protein, producing the protein MDLRSIRSVGRAAFVAACAALLVAGPGCAKRNGAKSTTIMGDAEEALAAGNIGRAVSCLEKEIELNPRNPAPYLRLALVYEHIYKDPKKADAQYGRYLGIETSEAKREMVERWRRDLGTAAGAGDLPMLPEDGVAGDTSLARQLDEARRKLRETEKARDGFAQKLIALESVQDQLKQSQATVSRIKAELGTLKAGIEARDTSLAELQEAYDSLKAQGDTAQSTSTGEIARLERQIADLDAQNKTLSARNAELEDEQSRAGRRTLNDKLDEARTALKAAEKQNEQYARRIRELEARVVQLESGSSAATTITGDARAHVVREGETLRTISLKYFGTKDRWREIYDANRDVLPDPDHVRVGQKLIIPASGSR; encoded by the coding sequence GTGGATCTGCGCAGCATACGCTCGGTTGGCCGGGCCGCGTTTGTGGCCGCTTGTGCTGCCCTGCTCGTCGCCGGGCCGGGCTGCGCGAAGCGCAATGGGGCCAAGTCGACGACGATCATGGGCGACGCCGAGGAGGCTCTGGCCGCCGGCAACATCGGGCGCGCCGTCAGTTGCCTCGAGAAGGAGATCGAGCTCAACCCGAGGAACCCGGCCCCGTATCTGCGCCTCGCCCTTGTCTACGAGCACATCTACAAGGACCCGAAGAAAGCCGACGCCCAGTACGGCCGCTACCTCGGGATCGAGACGAGCGAGGCGAAGCGCGAGATGGTCGAGCGCTGGCGCCGCGACCTCGGGACCGCCGCGGGCGCCGGCGACCTGCCGATGCTGCCCGAGGACGGGGTCGCCGGCGATACCTCGCTTGCCCGCCAGCTCGACGAGGCGCGACGCAAGCTGCGCGAGACCGAGAAGGCCCGCGACGGGTTCGCGCAGAAGCTCATCGCCCTCGAGAGCGTGCAGGACCAGCTCAAGCAGAGCCAGGCGACGGTGAGCCGCATCAAGGCCGAGCTCGGGACGCTCAAGGCAGGCATCGAGGCGCGCGACACCTCGCTTGCCGAACTCCAGGAGGCCTACGACAGTCTCAAGGCGCAGGGGGACACGGCCCAAAGCACCTCGACGGGCGAGATTGCCCGGCTCGAACGGCAGATCGCGGACCTCGACGCGCAAAACAAGACCCTCTCGGCCCGCAATGCGGAGCTCGAGGACGAGCAGAGCCGCGCCGGACGTCGCACGCTGAACGACAAGCTCGACGAAGCGCGCACCGCGCTCAAGGCCGCCGAGAAGCAGAACGAGCAGTACGCGCGCCGCATCCGCGAGCTCGAGGCGCGCGTGGTCCAGCTCGAAAGCGGTTCCAGCGCGGCGACCACGATCACGGGGGATGCCAGGGCGCACGTGGTCAGAGAGGGCGAGACGCTCAGGACGATCTCGCTCAAGTACTTCGGCACGAAGGACCGGTGGCGCGAGATCTACGACGCCAACCGCGACGTGCTGCCCGATCCCGACCACGTCCGGGTCGGGCAGAAACTCATCATCCCGGCGAGCGGCTCCCGATGA